DNA from Mesorhizobium loti R88b:
GCCGCGCGCCAGAAGCTGACAGCTCTCGGCCCGGCCGGCCAGGTGGAGATGGTGTCGGCCGATCTTGCCACCAGCCCCGGTATCGCAGCAATTATCGAGCACGTGAGAGCCTCCGGCCGGCCGCTCGACATTCTGGTCAATAATGCCGGTGTCGCTTACCTCGTCCCGTTCGAAACGGTCAGCGAGGCGCAGTTCCAGCATTCCTTCGCGCTCAATGTGACAGCGGCGTTTTTCCTCACCCAGGGGCTGCTGCCGCATCTCGGCCCCTGTGCGTCCGTCATCAACATCTCTTCCTATTTCGCCAGCAAGATGATCCCGAAGCGGCCATCGAGCCTCTACTCCCTGTCCAAAGGCGCGTTGAACTCACTGACCAAATCGCTGGCCTTCGAGCTTGGCCCGCGCGGCATCCGCGTCAACGCCATCGCGCCGGGCACGGTCGACACCGCCATGCGGCGCAAGACCGTCGACAACCTGCCAGCCGAGGCACAGGCGGAGCTTAGAGCCTATGTCGAACGCAGCTACCCGCTCGGCCGCATCGGCCGCCCCGACGACCTCGCCGGAATGGCGGTCTATCTCGCCAGCGACGAGGCCGCATGGACCAGCGGTGGCATCTTCGCAATCGATGGCGGATATACTGCGGGGTGAGCGCCGATTGCGCCACTGCGGGAGACCGGATTTGCGCGTTGTTGTTCCGATCCGGATAAAATCCGATCATCAACCAAGCGGCTGTTATCGGCTACCGGGTGCGATCCTCGTCGGCAGGAATATAATACAAATCTCTATTTATACATACCCTTTCACATCAGTTAACCATCGAAACAATTGACCTATCATACCCATGATCCCGACTGAATATATTCAGCAACTTTTTACGTAAACAACGAATATTACCCTCGCTGCCGATGGGGTTGTAGATGAATCTTCTGTTTGGATTTTCCGGGCGCATCGGGCGCGGGCAATGGTGGTTGGCCCAGCTCGCAGTCCTGGTCCTGTTGGTGGTGACCGTCGCCGCCCTTTTCCATGTCGTGGGCATATCGGCGGGACAAAAGCTCAGAGCGTTTCAATCCGACAGGCTGAGTGTCAATCTGGTGCTGCTGATCGGTTCCGCACTTTCGCTCTGGATCAATTTCGCCGCAACGATCAAGCGGTACCATGATCTGGATAAATCAGGCAGTTGGTCCCTGCTGTTGTTCATCCCCTATATCGGCGGGCTATGGGTGCTCGTCGAATGCGGCTTTTTCTCCGGCTCGGACGGCAACAACGACTACGGCTCGCCACCCGGCGCGGATGATTCGAGGAGCGACCTCAACGCCCACATCTCACGCATGAAGGCCGAACGCTCAGTTCAGCAGCAATCGCGACCGGCCAGGCTGGAACAGCAAGCGAGCAAGATGGATTCCGCACCTCCGGCACCGCAAACGAGGCGTCCCACGGGTCCCACCGGATTTGGCCGCCGCGGTCTTTAGGTCAAGGAAGAGAGCTCCGCGAACGTGAAGCGGGAAGCCATGCGGCAGGCCGCTGCGCTTGACCGGCTTTCCAATTCCGCGTCAATCACTGGCAGCCAGAGTATTTCGGATATCGGGATGCCATGTCGTCAAACGATCCGCTGATCCTTTTCTACACGACATTCTTCCGCAAGCCCGTGGACATCGCATCGATCAATTGTGAATTGCCGGGGCGGTGGACCCTCGACAAGCGCCGGCTCTCCGAAGCGGCGGCGGTGGTCTTTCATATTCCGGACTATCGCGAATTCGGCGATGCCCACAAATACCCCGGCCAGGATTGGGTGGCCTGGTCGATGGAGAGCCGCCAGAACTACGGCGTCGTCACCAATCCGGATGTCATGAAACATTTCGACATCACGATGACACACGAAACATCTTCCGACGTCTGGATGCCCTATCTGCCCCTGGCTCACGAGTGGCAGGAAATGGTGACCAAACCAATCGCCGCGAAGACGGAGGACGCGCCCGTTGCGCTGTTCCAGTCCGCGCCGTTGAACCGCAGCGGTCGCATCGATTTCACCGCCCAGCTGTCCCGCCATATCAAGATCGATTCCTACGGCAGGCACTTTCACAGCAGAACGATCAGCGGCCCGGATCTTGGCCGGAAGACCAAGATCGAAACCATTGCCCGGCACATGTTTTGCCTTGCACTGGAAAATTCAACCGAGCCTGACTACGTCACCGAGAAGATCTACGACGCGTTCGAGGCCGGCACGGTGCCGATATACCTTGGCGCCCCGAACGTGGCTGAGTTCGTCCCGGCAAACTCTTATATCGACGCCAGCGCTTTCCCCGACACCAAGGACCTGGCAGCCTATCTCAATCACTTGATCGAAACGCCGCGAGACTACGAGGCCTATTTCGCCTGGCGTTCGAAGCCGTTGCCCGACAGCATCGCCAAGCGCCTGGACGGACTGGAAACCCCTCCATTCTGTCGATTGATGAACCTCGTGCGTCAACGCGTGGAAGAGCGGCCGAAGCCGGCATCCGCGCGGCCAACACTTCCTTTTGGCCGCTACGCCTCCCTGCGTACGCAGTGGCGCCGCTGGAGGGGAAGGATTCCGAGCTAATGATCGAAGAGGTAGCCCACCCTTCAACCGATTTGCATCCTCAGTCCGCACATTCTCCGCTTGATGCCCGTTGTGCAACGCGATAGGCCGTTGCCGAATTCGATAGACTGGAGAACCCGCGTGAGCGCTCAAAAGACCAGAACCGAAACCGATACGTTCGGCCCCATCGAGGTTGCGGCTGACCGTTATTGGGGCGCCCAGGCGCAGCGTTCCCTCGGCAATTTCAAGATCGGCTGGGAAAAGCAGCCGGTTTCGGTCGTGCGCGCGCTGGGCATCGTCAAGCGGGCGGCGGCGGAAGCCAATATGGAGCTGAAGCGGCTCGATCCGGCGATCGGCAAGGCGATCATTGACGCCGCGCAAGAGGTCATCGACGGCAAGCTCAACGACCACTTCCCGCTGGTGGTCTGGCAGACCGGCTCTGGCACGCAGTCCAACATGAACGCCAACGAGGTGATCTCCAACCGGGCGATCGAGATGCTGGGCGGTGTCATGGGCTCGAAGAAGCCGGTGCACCCCAACGATCACGTCAATATGAGCCAGTCGTCGAACGACACCTATCCGACGGCCATGCACATCGCCTGTGCCGAGCGTATCGTGCACGACCTTCTTCCGGCGCTGAAGCACCTTCACAAGGCGCTCGCCGCCAAGAGCAGGGAGTTCAACCACATCATCAAGATCGGCCGCACGCATACGCAGGATGCGACGCCGCTGACGCTGGGCCAGGAATTTTCCGGTTACGCTGCGCAGGTCGCTTCGTCGATCAAGCGCATCGAACTGACGCTGCCCGGCCTACAGGAGCTGGCGCAAGGCGGCACCGCCGTCGGCACCGGCCTCAATGCGCCCGTCGGCTTCGCCGAGCGGGTGGCTGATCGCATCGCCGCCATTACCGGCATTTCCTTCGTCACCGCGCCGAACAAGTTCGAGGCGCTCGCCGCACACGATTCCATGGTGTTCTCGCACGGCGCCATCAACGCGGCAGCCGCCGCACTGTTCAAGGTTGCCAATGACATCCGCTTCCTCGGCTCCGGCCCGCGTTCGGGCCTCGGCGAATTGTCGCTGCCGGAAAACGAGCCGGGCTCGTCGATCATGCCTGGCAAGGTCAATCCGACCCAGTGCGAGGCGATGACGCAGGTCTGCGTGCAGGTGTTCGGCAACAACGCGGCCGTGACCTTCGCCGGCAGCCAGGGCCATTTCGAGCTCAATGTCTACAATCCGCTGATGGCGTACAACTTCCTGCAGTCTGTACAGCTGCTCGCCGACGCCTCGGTCTCCTTCACCGACAATTGCGTGGTCGGCATCGAGGCCCGTGAGGACAACATCAAGGCGGCGCTCGACCGTTCGCTGA
Protein-coding regions in this window:
- a CDS encoding SDR family NAD(P)-dependent oxidoreductase, yielding MRLQDKRTLVTGGSDGIGLAITEAFLREGADVLIVGRDVGKLEAARQKLTALGPAGQVEMVSADLATSPGIAAIIEHVRASGRPLDILVNNAGVAYLVPFETVSEAQFQHSFALNVTAAFFLTQGLLPHLGPCASVINISSYFASKMIPKRPSSLYSLSKGALNSLTKSLAFELGPRGIRVNAIAPGTVDTAMRRKTVDNLPAEAQAELRAYVERSYPLGRIGRPDDLAGMAVYLASDEAAWTSGGIFAIDGGYTAG
- a CDS encoding DUF805 domain-containing protein, which produces MNLLFGFSGRIGRGQWWLAQLAVLVLLVVTVAALFHVVGISAGQKLRAFQSDRLSVNLVLLIGSALSLWINFAATIKRYHDLDKSGSWSLLLFIPYIGGLWVLVECGFFSGSDGNNDYGSPPGADDSRSDLNAHISRMKAERSVQQQSRPARLEQQASKMDSAPPAPQTRRPTGPTGFGRRGL
- a CDS encoding glycosyltransferase family 10 domain-containing protein, with the protein product MSSNDPLILFYTTFFRKPVDIASINCELPGRWTLDKRRLSEAAAVVFHIPDYREFGDAHKYPGQDWVAWSMESRQNYGVVTNPDVMKHFDITMTHETSSDVWMPYLPLAHEWQEMVTKPIAAKTEDAPVALFQSAPLNRSGRIDFTAQLSRHIKIDSYGRHFHSRTISGPDLGRKTKIETIARHMFCLALENSTEPDYVTEKIYDAFEAGTVPIYLGAPNVAEFVPANSYIDASAFPDTKDLAAYLNHLIETPRDYEAYFAWRSKPLPDSIAKRLDGLETPPFCRLMNLVRQRVEERPKPASARPTLPFGRYASLRTQWRRWRGRIPS
- the fumC gene encoding class II fumarate hydratase; this translates as MSAQKTRTETDTFGPIEVAADRYWGAQAQRSLGNFKIGWEKQPVSVVRALGIVKRAAAEANMELKRLDPAIGKAIIDAAQEVIDGKLNDHFPLVVWQTGSGTQSNMNANEVISNRAIEMLGGVMGSKKPVHPNDHVNMSQSSNDTYPTAMHIACAERIVHDLLPALKHLHKALAAKSREFNHIIKIGRTHTQDATPLTLGQEFSGYAAQVASSIKRIELTLPGLQELAQGGTAVGTGLNAPVGFAERVADRIAAITGISFVTAPNKFEALAAHDSMVFSHGAINAAAAALFKVANDIRFLGSGPRSGLGELSLPENEPGSSIMPGKVNPTQCEAMTQVCVQVFGNNAAVTFAGSQGHFELNVYNPLMAYNFLQSVQLLADASVSFTDNCVVGIEAREDNIKAALDRSLMLVTALAPTIGYDNAAKIAKTAHKNGTTLREEALATGLVSEADYDRLVRPEDMTHPG